A DNA window from Coffea arabica cultivar ET-39 chromosome 6c, Coffea Arabica ET-39 HiFi, whole genome shotgun sequence contains the following coding sequences:
- the LOC113696030 gene encoding carotene epsilon-monooxygenase, chloroplastic isoform X1: MPSSSLSLLTSPATHYLLHSRPKSPSCIQSYSSPRVIRSSIDKKTSSSTKPTSWVSPDWLTNLTMSLTLGQNDDSNIPVASAKLEDVSELLGGALFLPLYKLMNEYGPIYRLAAGPRNFVVVSDPAIAKHVLRNYGKYAKGLVSEVSEFLFGSGFAIAEGPLWTARRRAVVPSLHKTYLSVIVDRVFCRCAERLVEKLRANAVTGTGVNMEENFSQLTLDVIGMALFNYNFDSLTADSPVIDAVYTALKEAELRSTDILPYWKIAALCKIVPRQIKAERAVTLIRKTVEELITKCKEIVEAEGERLTEEEYVNDSDPSILRFLLASREEVSRAQLRDDLLSMLVAGHETTGSVLTWTAYLLSKSPSALRKAQEEVDEILRGRAPTFEDVKNLKFLTRCINESMRLYPHPPVLLRRAQVPDVLPGGYKVNTGQDVMISVYNIHHSPQVWERAEDFVPERFELEGPVPNETNTDFRFIPFSGGPRKCVGDQFALLEAIVALAVILQHLNFELIPDQNISMTTGATIHTTNGLYMKVSQRLSSTPAFV; encoded by the exons atgccttcttcttctctctctctcctcactagCCCGGCCACTCATTATCTCCTCCACAGCCGCCCAAAAAGTCCATCCTGCATACAGTCATACTCTTCGCCTCGCGTTATTAGATCTTCTATAGACAAGAAAACATCCTCCTCTACTAAGCCCACGTCATGGGTTAGTCCAGACTGGTTAACTAATCTAACAATGTCCTTGACTTTGGGCCAAAATGACGATTCCAACATTCCCGTTGCAAGTGCTAAGCTTGAGGATGTTTCTGAACTTTTGGGCGGTGCACTCTTCCTTCCCCTCTACAAATTGATGAATGAGTATGGCCCCATTTATCGCCTGGCTGCAGGGCCTAGGAATTTTGTGGTGGTCAGTGACCCTGCTATCGCCAAGCACGTCTTGAGGAATTACGGCAAATATGCTAAGGGTCTTGTTTCTGAGGTGTCTGAGTTCTTGTTTGGTTCTGGCTTTGCCATTGCTGAAGGCCCTTTGTGGACG GCGAGGCGCAGGGCTGTGGTTCCATCACTTCACAAGACATACTTGTCAGTAATAGTTGATCGGGTCTTTTGCAGATGTGCAGAGAGATTGGTAGAGAAGCTTAGAGCTAATGCAGTCACTGGAACCGGTGTTAATATGGAGGAAAATTTCTCTCAACTAACTCTTGATGTTATAGGAATGGCTTTGTTCAACTATAATTTTGATTCCCTTACTGCTGATAGTCCAGTTATTGATGCAGTTTATACAGCACTGAAAGAAGCAGAGCTGCGTTCGACTGATATATTACCTTATTGGAAG ATTGCAGCTTTATGTAAAATTGTCCCGAGACAAATAAAAGCTGAAAGGGCAGTCACATTGATCAGGAAAACAGTTGAAGAGCTGATTACTAAGTGTAAAGAGATTGTAGAAGCTGAGGGTGAAAGGTTAACTGAGGAGGAATACGTGAATGATTCAGATCCAAGCATCCTTCGCTTTTTGCTTGCAAGCAGGGAGGAG GTTTCCAGGGCTCAGCTACGAGATGATCTTCTTTCAATGTTGGTTGCTGGACATGAAACTACTGGTTCCGTACTGACTTGGACAGCTTACCTGCTAAGTAAg tCACCATCCGCTTTGAGGAAGGCACAAGAAGAAGTGGACGAAATTTTACGAGGTCGAGCTCCTACATTTGAAGATGTTAAAAATCTCAAGTTCTTGACACGGTGCATAAATGAGTCAATGCGTTTGTATCCTCATCCTCCA GTCCTGCTAAGAAGAGCTCAGGTTCCTGACGTGCTTCCCGGGGGTTACAAGGTTAATACTGGTCAAGATGTTATGATCTCGGTGTACAATATCCATCACTCTCCCCAG GTGTGGGAAAGAGCAGAAGATTTTGTGCCCGAAAGATTTGAATTGGAAGGCCCAGTTCCTAATGAAACAAATACTGATTTTAG ATTTATCCCATTCAGTGGAGGACCTCGGAAGTGCGTCGGGGATCAATTTGCACTGCTGGAAGCGATTGTTGCTCTCGCAGTCATCCTGCAGCACCTGAACTTCGAGTTGATCCCAGATCAAAATATTAGCATGACAACGGGAGCCACCATACACACAACCAAT ggcTTGTACATGAAAGTGAGCCAAAGACTTTCAAGTACGCCTGCATTTGTCTAA
- the LOC113696030 gene encoding carotene epsilon-monooxygenase, chloroplastic isoform X2, translated as MPSSSLSLLTSPATHYLLHSRPKSPSCIQSYSSPRVIRSSIDKKTSSSTKPTSWVSPDWLTNLTMSLTLGQNDDSNIPVASAKLEDVSELLGGALFLPLYKLMNEYGPIYRLAAGPRNFVVVSDPAIAKHVLRNYGKYAKGLVSEVSEFLFGSGFAIAEGPLWTARRRAVVPSLHKTYLSVIVDRVFCRCAERLVEKLRANAVTGTGVNMEENFSQLTLDVIGMALFNYNFDSLTADSPVIDAVYTALKEAELRSTDILPYWKIAALCKIVPRQIKAERAVTLIRKTVEELITKCKEIVEAEGERLTEEEYVNDSDPSILRFLLASREEVSRAQLRDDLLSMLVAGHETTGSVLTWTAYLLSKSPSALRKAQEEVDEILRGRAPTFEDVKNLKFLTRCINESMRLYPHPPVLLRRAQVPDVLPGGYKVNTGQDVMISVYNIHHSPQVPPDHLGALSIWSCTF; from the exons atgccttcttcttctctctctctcctcactagCCCGGCCACTCATTATCTCCTCCACAGCCGCCCAAAAAGTCCATCCTGCATACAGTCATACTCTTCGCCTCGCGTTATTAGATCTTCTATAGACAAGAAAACATCCTCCTCTACTAAGCCCACGTCATGGGTTAGTCCAGACTGGTTAACTAATCTAACAATGTCCTTGACTTTGGGCCAAAATGACGATTCCAACATTCCCGTTGCAAGTGCTAAGCTTGAGGATGTTTCTGAACTTTTGGGCGGTGCACTCTTCCTTCCCCTCTACAAATTGATGAATGAGTATGGCCCCATTTATCGCCTGGCTGCAGGGCCTAGGAATTTTGTGGTGGTCAGTGACCCTGCTATCGCCAAGCACGTCTTGAGGAATTACGGCAAATATGCTAAGGGTCTTGTTTCTGAGGTGTCTGAGTTCTTGTTTGGTTCTGGCTTTGCCATTGCTGAAGGCCCTTTGTGGACG GCGAGGCGCAGGGCTGTGGTTCCATCACTTCACAAGACATACTTGTCAGTAATAGTTGATCGGGTCTTTTGCAGATGTGCAGAGAGATTGGTAGAGAAGCTTAGAGCTAATGCAGTCACTGGAACCGGTGTTAATATGGAGGAAAATTTCTCTCAACTAACTCTTGATGTTATAGGAATGGCTTTGTTCAACTATAATTTTGATTCCCTTACTGCTGATAGTCCAGTTATTGATGCAGTTTATACAGCACTGAAAGAAGCAGAGCTGCGTTCGACTGATATATTACCTTATTGGAAG ATTGCAGCTTTATGTAAAATTGTCCCGAGACAAATAAAAGCTGAAAGGGCAGTCACATTGATCAGGAAAACAGTTGAAGAGCTGATTACTAAGTGTAAAGAGATTGTAGAAGCTGAGGGTGAAAGGTTAACTGAGGAGGAATACGTGAATGATTCAGATCCAAGCATCCTTCGCTTTTTGCTTGCAAGCAGGGAGGAG GTTTCCAGGGCTCAGCTACGAGATGATCTTCTTTCAATGTTGGTTGCTGGACATGAAACTACTGGTTCCGTACTGACTTGGACAGCTTACCTGCTAAGTAAg tCACCATCCGCTTTGAGGAAGGCACAAGAAGAAGTGGACGAAATTTTACGAGGTCGAGCTCCTACATTTGAAGATGTTAAAAATCTCAAGTTCTTGACACGGTGCATAAATGAGTCAATGCGTTTGTATCCTCATCCTCCA GTCCTGCTAAGAAGAGCTCAGGTTCCTGACGTGCTTCCCGGGGGTTACAAGGTTAATACTGGTCAAGATGTTATGATCTCGGTGTACAATATCCATCACTCTCCCCAG GTACCACCCGATCATCTGGGAGCACTTTCAATTTGGTCGTGTACATTTTAG